A genome region from Desulfurobacterium indicum includes the following:
- a CDS encoding HypC/HybG/HupF family hydrogenase formation chaperone, producing the protein MCVGVPMRIVEINYPMAVAEAKGVKRNINLMLIPEEDVKVGDYVMVHVGSAIEVISEEAANDIWEALDELLEFMDQESG; encoded by the coding sequence ATGTGTGTAGGTGTTCCTATGAGGATAGTGGAAATAAACTATCCTATGGCAGTTGCAGAGGCAAAAGGTGTTAAGAGAAACATAAACTTGATGCTTATACCTGAAGAAGATGTTAAAGTTGGTGATTATGTGATGGTTCATGTTGGTAGTGCCATTGAAGTTATTAGTGAAGAGGCGGCTAATGATATATGGGAGGCGTTAGACGAGCTTCTTGAATTTATGGATCAGGAGTCTGGATAA
- the hypB gene encoding hydrogenase nickel incorporation protein HypB, protein MCDVCGCGTPSHEHDHEHTHEHENVKTVKLEESLFKQNDKYAEENRKHFDEKNLLAINLISSPGSGKTTLLEKTIEKLKDEFTIGVLEGDIETERDAERVRAKGAYAVQLTTGGACHLEAPLVHKGFHALEHQLEGKELDVLFIENVGNLVCPSSFDLGEHVRVVLVSVPEGPDKPAKYPKAFTTSDVFIITKIDLLPHFDFDVEKVKKEALSLNPKLKIFTISTVTGEGLGEWINYLKELIKNKKGV, encoded by the coding sequence ATGTGTGATGTTTGTGGATGCGGCACACCGTCTCATGAACATGATCATGAACATACGCATGAACATGAAAATGTTAAGACTGTAAAGCTTGAAGAGAGTCTTTTTAAACAGAATGATAAGTATGCGGAAGAAAATAGAAAGCATTTTGATGAGAAAAATCTTCTTGCCATTAACCTTATAAGTTCTCCGGGTTCAGGAAAAACGACACTCCTTGAAAAGACAATAGAAAAGTTGAAAGATGAATTTACAATAGGTGTTCTTGAAGGAGATATTGAAACAGAGAGAGATGCCGAGAGAGTAAGAGCTAAAGGGGCTTATGCTGTTCAGCTTACTACCGGTGGTGCCTGCCATCTTGAAGCTCCTCTTGTTCATAAGGGGTTTCACGCTCTTGAACATCAACTTGAAGGGAAAGAGCTTGATGTTCTTTTTATAGAGAATGTCGGTAACCTTGTTTGTCCAAGCTCTTTTGACCTTGGCGAGCATGTGAGAGTTGTTCTGGTATCTGTTCCGGAAGGTCCTGACAAACCGGCGAAGTATCCGAAAGCTTTTACCACGTCTGACGTTTTTATCATTACGAAAATAGATCTTCTTCCCCATTTTGATTTTGATGTTGAAAAGGTGAAAAAGGAAGCTCTTTCTCTTAATCCAAAACTTAAAATTTTCACAATTTCAACGGTAACAGGCGAAGGGCTTGGCGAATGGATTAACTATTTGAAAGAACTTATAAAGAATAAGAAGGGCGTTTAA
- a CDS encoding hydrogenase maturation nickel metallochaperone HypA, giving the protein MHETSLVMGMFDNIVKVAEKENAKKVLKVRVKIGKLAGVVIDSFVFAFDSLKSEYPYMKDAVLEIVEVPAIYRCFDCGEEFEVDNAYFPECPKCGSLNVMMLSGEELEVVDIEIDV; this is encoded by the coding sequence ATGCATGAAACCTCACTTGTAATGGGAATGTTTGATAATATCGTGAAGGTTGCAGAAAAAGAGAATGCGAAAAAAGTTCTTAAAGTTAGAGTAAAAATAGGGAAGCTGGCAGGCGTTGTGATAGATTCTTTTGTTTTTGCTTTTGATTCTCTCAAAAGTGAATATCCTTATATGAAAGACGCAGTTCTGGAAATAGTGGAAGTTCCTGCTATTTACAGATGTTTTGATTGCGGAGAGGAGTTTGAAGTTGATAATGCTTATTTTCCTGAGTGTCCAAAGTGCGGTTCTCTAAATGTTATGATGCTTTCAGGTGAAGAGTTGGAAGTTGTTGATATAGAGATTGATGTTTAG
- a CDS encoding HyaD/HybD family hydrogenase maturation endopeptidase, with protein MEKIGIMGVGNILLGDEGFGVHFIEYFKRRYDVPENVELIDGGTAGIFLSPLIDYIKKLIIIDVVAVDAEPGSIYTYDKEDFYIDNLPLKLSPHQIGLQEVLLLNDIKGSCPEYVKLIGIVPASLDPDTELSPILKEKLKDVEKLVIEELKALGVEVKPKKLDSEEKIWWERDKKEV; from the coding sequence ATGGAAAAAATAGGTATAATGGGTGTAGGAAATATACTTCTTGGTGATGAGGGGTTTGGTGTTCATTTCATAGAGTATTTTAAAAGGCGGTATGATGTTCCAGAGAATGTTGAACTTATAGACGGTGGGACGGCTGGGATTTTTCTTTCACCTTTGATAGATTACATAAAAAAACTCATAATAATTGATGTTGTTGCCGTTGATGCAGAACCTGGTTCCATCTATACTTATGATAAGGAGGATTTTTACATAGATAATCTTCCTCTTAAACTTTCACCTCATCAGATAGGATTGCAGGAAGTTCTACTTTTAAACGATATAAAGGGCTCATGTCCTGAGTATGTTAAGCTTATTGGCATTGTTCCTGCATCTCTTGATCCTGATACAGAGCTTTCACCTATTTTAAAAGAGAAACTTAAAGATGTTGAGAAGTTGGTGATAGAAGAACTTAAAGCTCTTGGAGTAGAAGTAAAGCCTAAAAAGTTAGATAGTGAAGAAAAGATATGGTGGGAAAGGGATAAGAAGGAGGTTTAG
- the tgt gene encoding tRNA guanosine(34) transglycosylase Tgt: MLNFEILASDGKARTGILKGTHGQTETPCFMPVATAGAIKGVRWEEVKSSGYSMVLSNIYHLYLRPGTELIENVGGIHKFVGWDGLILTDSGGFQVFSLGDLMKLTEEGVYFRSHIDGSKHFFSPELVIEYEEKIGVDIGMVLDECTPYPATREYAKHSLERTYRWAKRSIEARTSDKTAIFGIVQGGTFDDLRILSAKLTSDLPFDGVAIGGLSVGEPKEDMYRITSLIAPLLPYEKPRYLMGVGKPEDIIVAVEHGVDMFDCVMPTRNARNGTLFTWNGKLNIKSAKYKSDERPVDENCDCYTCRNFSRAYLRHLFASKEINALILNSIHNLHFYAQLMEKTREAIKNKQFKEFKKEFFSKYKTDEESFYYLT, encoded by the coding sequence ATGTTAAATTTTGAAATATTGGCAAGTGATGGAAAGGCAAGAACTGGTATCTTAAAAGGAACTCACGGACAGACGGAAACTCCATGTTTTATGCCGGTAGCAACGGCAGGAGCAATAAAAGGGGTGAGATGGGAAGAAGTAAAAAGCTCCGGTTACTCCATGGTTCTTTCCAACATATACCATCTTTACCTAAGACCCGGCACAGAACTGATTGAAAATGTCGGAGGTATTCATAAATTTGTCGGCTGGGACGGTCTTATACTCACCGATAGCGGTGGATTCCAGGTTTTCAGCTTGGGCGATCTGATGAAACTTACTGAAGAAGGTGTCTATTTCCGCTCCCATATTGACGGTTCCAAACATTTCTTCTCACCGGAACTTGTTATCGAATATGAAGAGAAAATCGGCGTTGATATCGGAATGGTTCTTGACGAATGCACACCTTATCCTGCAACGAGAGAATATGCAAAACATTCCCTTGAAAGAACCTACCGCTGGGCAAAAAGAAGCATCGAAGCACGAACAAGCGATAAAACAGCCATTTTTGGTATCGTTCAGGGCGGAACATTTGACGATTTAAGGATATTAAGCGCAAAACTGACTTCAGACCTTCCTTTTGACGGCGTTGCAATAGGCGGACTCAGCGTTGGCGAACCAAAAGAAGATATGTATAGAATCACATCTCTCATAGCCCCTCTCTTACCGTATGAAAAACCGAGATACCTGATGGGAGTCGGAAAACCTGAAGATATAATCGTTGCCGTTGAACACGGTGTTGATATGTTTGACTGTGTAATGCCAACAAGAAACGCGAGAAACGGAACCTTGTTTACATGGAATGGAAAACTCAACATAAAAAGTGCAAAATACAAAAGCGACGAAAGGCCTGTTGACGAAAACTGTGACTGCTACACCTGCAGAAACTTCTCGAGGGCTTATTTAAGGCACCTGTTCGCCTCAAAAGAGATAAATGCCCTGATACTCAACTCAATACATAACCTTCACTTCTACGCACAATTGATGGAGAAAACGAGAGAAGCCATTAAAAATAAACAATTCAAAGAATTCAAAAAAGAATTCTTTTCAAAATACAAAACAGATGAAGAAAGTTTCTACTACCTTACCTGA
- a CDS encoding glycerophosphodiester phosphodiesterase, with translation MKIIAHRGASFYSPENTISAFNLAFQMDADGIEMDVRLSKDGEIIVIHDKTTDRTGDKSLDVSKVSYDSLKTVDVGSYFAPEFKGERIPRLKDVIKLFGDKELYIEIKTDVEIISHLIALSKSLSFSKDFLFFSFDFEVVKRLKEFFLRNRVLFIVDYGYNVPNRDGIYEDIVSMVKSASLDGVSTCPSLKHGREATTFFKSAGLFWNVWTVDNPYLAKEFKSLGVDSLSTNRPDWIISQVR, from the coding sequence TTGAAAATAATAGCTCATCGGGGAGCATCTTTTTATTCTCCTGAAAATACGATTTCTGCCTTTAATCTGGCTTTTCAAATGGACGCTGATGGCATTGAGATGGATGTTAGACTTTCTAAAGATGGTGAAATAATAGTTATTCATGATAAGACCACTGATAGGACGGGGGATAAGAGCTTAGATGTTTCTAAAGTTTCTTATGATTCTTTGAAGACTGTTGATGTAGGTTCGTATTTTGCTCCTGAATTTAAGGGAGAAAGAATTCCGCGTTTAAAAGATGTAATTAAACTGTTTGGTGATAAAGAGCTTTATATTGAGATTAAAACAGATGTAGAAATAATTTCTCATCTTATTGCTCTTTCAAAAAGCCTTTCTTTTTCAAAAGATTTCCTGTTTTTCAGTTTTGATTTTGAAGTTGTTAAGCGGTTGAAGGAGTTTTTTCTTCGTAACAGAGTTTTGTTTATAGTTGATTACGGTTATAACGTTCCTAATAGAGATGGAATTTACGAAGATATCGTTTCAATGGTGAAAAGCGCTTCCCTTGATGGTGTTTCAACATGCCCCAGTTTAAAACACGGAAGAGAAGCTACAACTTTCTTTAAGTCTGCAGGGCTTTTCTGGAATGTCTGGACGGTGGATAATCCTTATCTTGCAAAGGAGTTTAAATCCCTCGGAGTGGATTCACTCTCTACCAACCGTCCAGACTGGATAATATCTCAGGTAAGGTAG